The Leptospira koniambonensis region GGAAAATTATCAAAAATTAGTGAGTGAAAATCCAAAAAGCGCCAATCCAGAATATGAGAAACTTGTAAAAGAAAGATTGGATGGAATTTCTAAGAGTAGAGAAGAAGTGATCTCTGCACAAAAAGGAAACTAAGTTTAAGGACTTTTACGTTTTCTTTTAAGACTTCTTTTGTTTTGAGGAGTTTTTGCTTTTTTAGCAGCGGGTTTTTTGGCAGAAGGTAATTTCATTTTGTTTAATGTATGAATTAAATTCACAAGTTCTTCTGGATTCAAAACGGAAAGAATAGAAATTACTTTTTGAAAACCTACCTGCTGTAAAAGATCTACCGCGTTTTTAGTTCCTAAACCTTTTAATAAAGCCGGGATCTCTGAAATGGATCTTTTACGGATCCATTCTGCACATTCTCCCGGAGTTAAAGCCTTGGTTAGAGGAACAAAATCTTTTACTGGCAATGCCTTAGTTAATTCCAGAAAAGAATCTATACCGATCGCATTCAGATAAGCAATCGAAGAATCAGGTCCTATATTTGTTAAGATCTCTACAATGGTTTTAGAACCTATCGTATGATTAATCTTAGAAACATCTAAAGGAGAAATAGACTCCGCTAAAAATTTTAGATCTTTGAGACCCAGATGTTTTACATAATATACCAGATCAGAAGGAACTGTGTTCTGGATCAGATCCACAAGGGTTGTTTCTTGGATGGATTGTAAAAGAGTTACGATTTCCTGTTCGCTTAAATTTTGGCTTAAGAATAAAAGTTTTTTATGATCCACCTTTTCCGAAATGGAAAACAACGCTTCATAACCTAGGTTACGGAATAACTGGAAGGATTTTTGAGGTCCTAATTTATCCAGGTATTCTAATGCGTTTTGGATGGTGGATATTACCTTCTTCATCCCAAAATATCCGAGAGTAGGTCCAGAACCAAAGGAGAAAGAGATCTTTTAGCGTGGACCTTTCTAATATTAGACGCTGCATCTTCTGAAATTTTACCGATCCATAAATCCAATTCAGGTTCTGAAAGACCTATAAACTCTTTCAAAGTTTCCTTTCTATAATGATTCAGTAATGTGTCTCTGCTCACGGAGTATAAATTTTCCATGGCTCCGCGAACTTTTTCATCACTTGCAATCGCTCTTCTGATCCTATCGGTTCCAGCACCGAATCTGGAAGTTTCGAGCCTTCCTAGATCGTTAAAACCTGTTTGGAAAAGGATTTTCAAAGTGTTTCGGATCACTGCTTGGATTTCTTGAGTTCCAGAACCTATGGAAACGAAGTCAGCAATCCTTTCAGTAAATGTAGGCAATAGAGAAGATAAAAATTGAGAGATCTGTTTTTCCAAACCCGCAGCTTGAAAAACTCCATGCAAAGGATTTATCTTTTTATGAAATTCGTTTAGGACCTTCTCTAAACCTTGGGAGAAGATCGCCTGAACTTCCGGTTGATTCAGAATTCCTAAAATCAGATTTTTAGAAGGAGCGGCTTGAGTTCCTGCAATAAATTCTACAATAGAATCCATAGATTCTTCTGAAAGGAATTCATCTGCAGAAGTGTAGGGGAATGCTTTCTCTATTGGAAATTCTTCTGCTAAAACTTTTAGTTTTTCTTCGGGAAGACGAGCAAGACCCAAAGCAGAAGGAGAAATTGAAAGATCCTCTGGAAAAATTTCCTCTAAGCTGGATCTAAATAAAAAATGTAAACTTTTACGTATGCTGTTTTCCAGAACTCCGGGTTTAGTGATCCAGTTCTCTACCCTAGTTTTGCGGGAAACAAATCTTTTCCAAAATGCCAAAAGTTACTCCTCAGGCGCCCATCGTGGACCAAACCGTATCCAGTTTAGGAAGATGGTACGTGAGTTGGTTTCTATGATATAAGACCAGATTTTTCTTCTTTAAATTATGAAGATCTTTTGGGATCTGAAATAATTTTTCCAAGAAAACTATATCGTTTCCTTCTAATTTTAGGAACCCACCTTTTTTGGCCTTCTCTAAAAAAGAATCGAATGCATGTTTTAGCGCTTCTGTTTTGAATTTTTCAGAAATATAAATTTCAGGATGGGTTTTTTTAATCTTCTCCGCTAATGATGTGAGAAGTGAAAATAATTTTTCCTTACTTTCTTTAGCTTTCCCTTCGCATTTTAATACCATATAAGAAGCTAAATTTCCTGCGGTGATTGTATATCCACTTCCTAATTTTTCTTTTACGATCCCTGTAACTTGGTCTGCATCTGCATCTTCCGGAATAGGGAATTGTTCTCCATATCCTATATGAAGTTCTGATTTTTTAGAAGAGAAATAATCATAAGTCAAAGTGAAGGATGTAAAATTCAAATTTTTGAATTTGCTTCTGAGGAAATAGACTCCTTTTTTCACTTGAGCCATGTATCCGTCTTGGTTAAAAACTCCTTCCGGAAAAAGGAAAAGATTTCTTCCTTCTGAGATCCTGTCCGAAAGATAACCCCATTCTTGATCCACCATTTCTCTTAAGAGTCCTTTTTTCAAAAGTTCTCTTGCGTTATCTCTGAATGGTCTTTTGATAGGAACACAACCAATATAATCCAAATATTTAGGGATTAATCCTGATTTATCTATAAGTAAAAAGATTAATTTCAGAAGTCCTTTTGGTTTGAACTCCTTCACTAAAAAATCTTTTCCTAATATATCTTCTCGAGCCGGGATCGCAAATTTAATAGATGGATGAATATGAGGATATACTGCAGCAAGAGCTGGAACATCACCTTCCCAAACATGATTTGCCATTAAGATAGAAGGATAGGGGGCTTCTAAAATTTTTTTAGGATTATTCGCTGGAAAATGTTCTTCGAAACCATCAAAAAGTATCCCTCTCGCTTTGAATACGATCCTGATCAAAAAACTATATGTTTTAGTAGTGTATACGGGCTGAACTTGTTTGGGAGTTTCTTTTTCTGTAATCGGATCCATCCAGTTCCTCTTCTCTTTTTATTCTGCTATTTTTTTAGGGACCGACTCGCTGATCCGAGTGGTAACTTCATAATTGATCGTATAAGTCCAGTTTGCATGTTCATCTGCAGAAATTTCTTCTTCTTTATCTTTGCCTAAAATAGTAACCACATCTCCGATCTCAGCATCATGAATATGTGTGATATCCAACATTGTCATGTTCATACAGATCCTTCCCAGGATCTTTGCTCTTTTTCCTTTTACGAGCATAACCCCATTATTGGAAAGTTTACGATCCAGGCCTTCGTAATAACCAACAGGCACTACTGCGATCCTTGTAGGAGCACTTGTTTGGTAGGTAGAACCATAACCTACAAAACTATCTTCTGGAACAGTTTTGATATGAACAATTCGGGTCTTCCAAGAAAGAACTGGAGAAAGATTAAAATCTTTTTTGCCGCTTAAATGTAATGAAAGTCGAGTCTGCAAACTCGGCCATAGACCATAGAGAGAAATTCCTACTCGAACTAGGTCATAATGAGCTTCCGGAAACAACATGGTAGAAGCAGAGGCACATGCATGTTTCACTAAATTTTTGAATCCGTATTTTTCTGCGAGAAGGATCGCTTCTGAAAAAGACTTCATCTGTTCTTTGGAATATTTCTGCTCTAGTACATCCTCTGTACTTGCGAAATGGGTAGCGATCCCATCTAATCTCAAACCTTCGGACTTGATCTCAGAAAATGTTCTTTCTAAGTCTGCGCCGAAAAATCCAAGACGAGCCATTCCGGTATCCACCTTCAAATGGATCTGAGGAGAAGGTTTACAATTTGTTAAAATTCTTACTTCTTCCGTGCGAGATACAATGATCCAAAAATTCGAATCTGAAACTTCAGCGGTCCTATCTGCAAGGCCTGGAACTTCCCCCATGATTAAGATCTTAAACTCAGGATACTTCCCACGCAGAAGTTTTGCTTCTTCCAACGAATTGACCCCGAAAAGATCTGCACCTGCTTTATGAGCAAGCTCCGCAGTTTCTAAAAGTCCATGACCGTATGCGTTTGATTTAATAACTGCGGTGAGTAAGGTTTTAGGGGAGAGAAGTGCGCGAAAATTTTTCAGGTTCGCTGAGATCGCTGCTCTGGAAAGTTCTATCCAAGTTCTGTCTTTCATTCTTTGAAATTAGCGTAGGAACTCTAGTCATGAGCCCCTTTTACGGCTAGCCTGTCATTCGGATTTTTCCTTTCGACCGGAAGGAAAAAAGGGTTTCCCGAGTGAGGAAATACAAACAGACTGCCCGGGAAACGGCTAAACAAATCCTTAAGGATTCCCCCGGATGAAACAATATAAAGTAGTACAAACTTTCCCAGTTCCCCTCCAAGATCTACTCAGAGCTAGAGAAGATAGATACAAATATCTAGATCGATTCCCAGAGTTGAAAAACGTGGAATTATTGGAGGAAAGAAAAGAGGGAAACAAAGTTTACCAAAAAAGAAAGGTAAAGTTAGCCGAATCCCTGCCAAAGGTGCTTGCTACACTTCTTTCGGATCCTTCTCTTTTAGAAGATTCCGTTTTCGATATCTCCACAAACACCCATGAGTTTACGATTGCACCTCCTGGAAACGATTCAATTGTCACCATCAAGGGTTTTTCCGTATACAAGGAGCTAAGCCCGCTTGAGTCAGAGAGAAGTTACGAAGTAAAAGTAAGCTCAGGAGTATTCCTAATGGGCTCTGTGATCGAAACAGTCATCGAAGAGATCCATAGACATTCTTTAGAGAAGGACAAGAACTCCATCTCCGAGTTCCTGAAAAAGGGAGATTGAACGAATTTTTAGGTTCACGCAAAGCCGCAAAGGTTAGAAGATTTTTGTAGAAGTGCCTACAAATCTAGATCCAATTTGCTCGGTAGTCCAGGCTTTGCTAGTAAAAGTTCTTCTCCCAAATTGAAGACTCCCCAAGCAGGCTTGGATTCTTGTATCGCTGGCAGTATTTCTGAGAATCTATCATCGGAGAGGATGGTTTCGTAGTCAGGATCTTCTTCTTCCAATTGTAATATACTCCAACCTAAAGAATCTAATTCCTCTAGGAGTGTGGTACTTACGCCACAGTCTCCGCAAGACTTAGGAGTTAAGATTAGTACGATTCCTTTTTTTTCATTCTTCTCTGCGCTCGAGATCGCTTCCTGTTTGGAATGAAAAACAAAAGAAGAAGTTTTCAAGAAGGTAAACTTCTCTTTGTTAATGTAAATCAGCGTACCTAAAATAACCCAAAAAACCCCGAAAAAGCTCAAAAGGACCCATTTTTGAATTCGTGTATTTTTGATGATGATGCTCCTTGTGTGATTTCTTCACTCTTACTGTCAGAAAATTCTGATCTTATATCTTTCTAGGATCTTCCGATCTTAGAAAAAGCTGCACAGAAAAAATAAATATAAATTTACGTAGAGAGTTGACAAAAAAACATAGTCATACGCATGCTCGGTTACTAAACCAAAACCGGTTCGGAGGTGTCAGGCAGTAGATGAACGCATTGGGAAAGCACGTAATTGCAGAATTTTATGAGTGTGATTACGAGACCATCAACAATCACGAATTGGTAGAAGATATCATGTTGAAGGCAGTCGACCTCTCCGGCGCCACCACAGTTAAATCTGTTTTTCACAGATTTAGTCCGTTTGGTGTGAGCGGTGTGGTTGTCGTGAGCGAATCCCATTTCGCCATACATACCTGGCCAGAATACGGTTATTGCGCTATCGACGTCTTCACTTGCGGAGACTTGATCGATAATCAGGCAGCTCTGGAATATCTCAAGGAACGCTTCGGCTCAAAAAGCATCTCCGTAGTGGAAATGAAGCGCGGTTTGTTGAAACTTGGCGTAGACCTACCTCACAAACCAGTTGGGAAATAAGTATCTTCTCTCCGGCAGAGCCGGAAACACCCTAATTGATAAAGACGAGTTCCCCTCTCCGGGAGGAAAGGGCGACTACACTTATTTTCAAACTTTAAGGAGAGGTATCAGAGTATGAGCCTAAAGATCCAAGACCAACTTAAAATAGTTAATCGTTTTTCTTATCTAAGAAACAGTATCGAAATCGCGACAACCGATAAGGGCGAAGCTTTCCTTTTTACTAAGGAAACTATCTCTGCCGGAGAAGTTGTCGCAGTTTGGGGAGGAAAAGCAGTTCATAAGAATGAGCTCGCTGGACTTTCCGGACTTTCTTCTCCTCATAGAGTCCATAAGGATTTCTATCTGGTTTCTCCTTTGCATGATGACGGAATTGATTCCGTTCATTATATCCGCCAATCTGCGGATGCAAACTGCGGTTTTCAGGGAGATATTACTCTGGTTGCACTTCGTGATATCGAAGCTGGCCAAGAGATCACTTATCATCCTGCGATGAAAAATCCTGAACTCGCATGGGCTCGCAATGAAGAGGCTGAAATTGTCCGTAAACGTTTCAATGGAAGTTTCCCTACTTATATCCAGTCCAAGATCGAATCTGATCCTGAATTGAAAGTATATGAACCTTTCAAAGACGGAGCTTGGGGACTTCTAACCTCTATCGACTTGGAAAACTGCGATGCAGCTCTTATCCGTGATGCAGATGCAATTAAACAATACGTTGTAGAACTTTGTGATTTGATCGAAATGAAACGTTTCGGTGAAACCCAAGTAGTTTACTTCGGAGAAGACGATCGTGTAGCTGGATATTCCATGGTGCAGTTGATCGAGACTTCTTGTATCTCTGCTCACTTCGCAAACGATACCAATACTTCTTATATCGATATCTTTTCTTGTAAAGGATACGATCCTAAAGTTGCGGCTGAGTTTACTCGCAAATTTTTCAAAGGCGCTGCTATGCGTCTTACAGTAACAAACCGCTTCTAAGAGGTCATATTGGAACTTTGGCTGGACGAGACCCTCGAGTTACCTAACGGAAGGGCTCTCAAGATTAGAGTGAAGGAGTTCTTACATTCTCGTAAGACTCCTTTCCAAAAAATAGACGTATTCGAATCTCAAAGTTTCGGCAGAATGTTCACTCTAGACGGAGTGGTCATGATGACCGAGGCAGATGAGTTCGCTTATCATGAAATGATCGCTCACGTTCCTATGATGAGCCATCCGAATCCTGAAAAGGTTTTAGTGATCGGTGGTGGGGACGGAGGAACCGTTCGTGAGATCCTGAAACACCCTTCCGTAAAAGAAGTACATCTTTGCGAGATAGACAAGGGAGTTGTAGACGTTTGTTACGAGTATTTCCCTGAGATCGCAAATGCGATGAAAGACCCAAGGGTCAAACATGCATACGAAGACGGAGCAAAATACGTTCAGGATTATAAAGAATATTTCGACGTGATCTGCGTTGACTCTTCTGATCCTGTTGGCCCTGCAGAAGTTTTATTCAAAAGACCTTTCTATGAGACAATGGCTGCTTCCTTGAAACAAGGTGGGATCTGTACAACTCAGGCAGAAAGTTTTTACTATCACGGAAAAGTAATTAAGGAATTATTCCAATTCATTCCTGAGGTATTCAATCACTGCGGATATTATTTTACAGTGGTTCCTACTTATCCTTCTGGAATTATAGGGTTCACTTACTGCTCTAAAGGACCAGATCCTTATAAAGTAGAGCCGGATCCTAAAAGAGTTCCGAAAGGATTAAAATATTACTCTGCCGAGATCCATAAGGCTGCGTTTACTCTTCCTCCTTTTGCGCAAGAGTACATCGTAAGAAAATAATGGATTTCTATTCCAAATTCGTAAAAAGAAGGGAGAAGTTAAACTCCCTTCTTTGCGTTGGAATCGATCCTGATATCACCAAACTTCCTCCTTCCTTAGAAAAGTTTCCAGACAAGCTATACGTATTCTCCAAAGAGATTGTAGACGCTACCGCAGAATATGCAGTCGCTTATAAGCCTAATATTGCATTCTTCGAAGCATTTGGTTCCAAAGGAATTGAACAGTTCGAAAAACTGATCTCTCATATCAAAACAAATCATCCTGAGATCCCGATCGTTGCAGATGCAAAACGCGGAGACTTAGATAATACTGCAAGACAGTATGCTAAGTTTTTCTTTAAAGAATTAGGAGTGGATTCACTTACTCTTTCTCCATATATGGGATCGGATACTATTAAGCCGTTTATAGAAGATGATTCCAGAATGGTGTTCCTACTTTGTCTGACCTCGAACCCTGATTCCGCGGAACTCCAACAGAAAACATTCTCCGAAACAGGTAGGACCTTATACAGAGAAGTTGCGGCTCTGAGCGAAAAATTCCCGGCTAAAAATGTGGGTCTTGTAGTAGGAGCCACTCATCCAAAAGAATTATTAGAAATTCGTAAAGCTCATCCGGATCGAATCTTTCTGATCCCTGGTTATGGAGCACAAGGAGCTTCTTTAGAAGAAGTGATTTCCGTTTGTGGAAAAAATTCCTTGGTCAATTCTTCCAGAAGTATTATATTTTCTTCCTCCGGTACTGATTTTGCGGAAAAAGCAGGAAAAGCAGCAGCTTCCATTACGGAGCAAATGAGAAAGCTGCTGGCTTAAGTTCCTATCGGAAAGCGAATGCTTCCAATTTATCCGATCTTGCGCTGTCCCTCGGAGATTCTTCTTTAGATTCGATCGTTCCCAGATAAGAACCTATGCCGAACCAAGCGCTATAATCTTGGTAGGCTAGATCCGTTCCGGAAATATATCTATGAATATTAGAAGCTTCCGCCTCTAAAAATAAAAACGCTCTTTCGAAATTAGTTCTCAAGCCCAATCTTCCAAAACTGCGATAGGATTTAGCATCCGAACTTCCTATCCCTACACCGATCGAAACATAAGGATCCAATGTTTTACCAGGACGGAAATGGAATGTGGGTCCTATGTCTAAGAAGTTCATCTTAACGAATTCACCCTTATCCGTTGCCTTGCCAAAGTTGAGATATTGAAAATAAGGAATGGGCTGCCCCTCCGAAAAGATCAAAGCGATATTTTTGTTCCACTCTTCCATTTTCTTGATGGAATAGTTCGCGTTTGTAGCTCCTAATTCCAAACCGAAATAACTTGGATTATATTCCGCAGAAATTCGATATGCGGAACTAGTTCCATAATCGAAATTTTCGTTTCGGACTTCTCCTCTTCCCGCTCCTAACTTCAGTACCCAAGATGTATTTTGACTTACATCTTTAGAAGTGTCCTTTGCCATGATCTGCATTGTAGGAATACAGATCGCAATTCCTAAAAGTAAACGTTTCATTTGATCGTCACCGCCTAATATATATTAAACGGATATGATCCTTTTGGATTACTGATCAGTTCCCTGGGAAAAATTATTTATATAGCCGGAATTACTTATTGTGAATTCATATTATACGAGAAGTAGACCGACTATATGCGGATAACGGTTCCTTCTTGTTTGGAAAATTCTAAAGAATAAGAATTAAAAATTTTTTTGATCGGTTTGCAAATCTCTTAGTCCCTTACGGATCAAATAGGGGAGTAAAAGGATCAAAAAGATAGAAGAAGAAATTAAGATCAAAGCAATGACGGAAACTATTGAATGGATCATCTTGCTATAGGATTCATACGGATAACCTATTTCATAGATCCTTTCATCTGAATTGAATGTATACCAGATAATATATACGGGCTTGTTTTCCGGAAGAGAAAGTGTTCTGTACATTCTTTTAGAAATAGGCTCTAACTCGTTCCCATCTGAAGAATTGGGACGAGAAGTATTACTTTGATCTGAACTGGATATTAGATATAATACATCTTTAGGAAGAATATGATCTTTGCCTAATTTCAGATTTTCTCTTAGGTTCTCTATTTCTGCTCTTCTTGTTTCATCGTAATGACTTTCGATCAGCACAAAACTAATCCGAGCAACCACACAAAGAAGGATCAACACAGTTGCTAATGAAACTCCCAGTATCTTGATCATAAAAGAAGAAGGTTCCGGAAAATAGTTCAAATACAGAACTGTATATAAGAATAGCTGCAAGCTTGTTACTGAAGTTAGTATGAGTTGAAAATTAGAAAAAGATAGATAACCCCATCCGTAAAAAGTATAAGTGAGAGAGAATAGTGCATGAAGTAAGATTGCCAATCCGAAGTTACGGGACATCCTTAGCTCTCTTTTTTTCTCTGTTCTTAGGTCTGGATCTAGCTCAAGGGTTAGTTCTTTTCTTATATTGATATTTTGCCTGAGTATAACGATCAAGATCCAAATAAATGTTAGAAAATGAATGGAGCCCATAGGAGCCGTAGATGCCGGTTCCTGAAATTCGAACATTTGAATACTAAAATTAAAAGAGACTTCAGAGTTAATATTCTTTAATACATAGAATAGAAACCCGAACATTCCTGCGGAGAATAGAGTTAGTAATGTAATTTTAGATTCTTTTTTACGATCTATTCCAAAAAAAGAATATATAAAATATAAAAGCACCAGATTCGAAAAAGAAGTATATAGCGCGATCAGGAAACAAGCAGGTTTAGATAGAGAAGGTAGGAATATAGAAGTCCTGATTAGAAATCCGAAATTCAAAAATAGTACAAACGACAAGTAAGATATCAGGATCCAAGCATGTTTCGTTTTGCTTTTTAATTTGAGTAAAGAAGCAATTAAGAAAACGGTAAAAATGGTCCCTGAAATATAACCGATAGAATGGTAGGAAAACTGGAAGATGTCCATACGAAGCAGGCTAATACCGCTTGCTTCGATTGTTTTTAGGACTTTGCCCAGGTAAAACGAAAAATTACGTTATTTCTCCATAAAAAATAAGAAGGGTTCTAAATTGATCTTAACGATTCTCTTCAGTAGGTTTATCTTCTTCCGGTTTAGAAGGAGTAATTTCTTCTTTTTTGGTCTCTTCCTGTTTAGGCTCTTCTTCTTTCTGTTTTATTATAGAAGTTTCCTTATTGTCGGAAGAGGAAGCAGACCCGAAATAATAGCCGAATCCGAAAATCCCGGAACCTTCTCCATATATGTACGTTTCACCTTGGAATTTGCGATTGATAGAAGCGCCTTCCAATTCGAAAAATAAAAAGCTACGTTCGAAATTCATTCTGACACCCAGTTTAGCATATGCTCTTAATGTGGATTGTTTTGCGCCTATGTCTGCGATACCAAATCCTGCTCCGATGTATGGATCAAGTTTAGATCCAGGACGGAAATGAAGTGTAGGTCCTAAATCTAAAAATGTTTTTGAAAATGCAACCTTATCGATTGCTGAGGCCGCTGCAAAATAATAACCAAAGTTTTCGAAAGATGGAGCAGAAAGTATCATTGCAGAAGCTATTTCACTAGAGCGGTCTTTTGGGATAAAATATCCGCTTCTATTCACTCCGACTTCGAAACCTAAGTTTTTGGGATTGTATTCGAAACTTTCTCTAATAGTTTCTGATCTACCAGAAAGGCCATATTGGTATTCTGCCTGTCCTGCTCCGACGCTTATCTTTGCTGTAAAGGGGGAAATTTGTGTCCCTTCTCCAATTAGGGTAAAAGGTTCTGCAAATAAAGTAGAAGGAAGGAGGGAAAATATACAGATTACAAATTGGGATATTGTTCTTCTCAAGGTTAGGCGCTCTTTTGTCAATATAGTCTTACTTTACATATCCGATCTAAGCCATGAATGGGTCATTTGAAATCGGATTTACACTGAAAAAAATCTAAGGCTGGAGACTACAGTTGGAATATTCAAAATTTTTGTCGGAACTCCTACAAGCATATACTGGCCCTGGGTTGACCCTGATTTCTTTCGCGGCCGCCACCTTACTTCCATTCAGTTCCGAGGCGGCACTTATGGGAGCGATCTGGTCCGGACTTTCTCCAAGAGAGGCAGTGTTCTGGGCTTCGATAGGCAATTGCGCAGCCTGTGCTTTTAATTATTCTTTAGGTTATTGGTTTGGGAAAAAGATAGAAGCAAGGATCTCTGAATCTAAAACTTATTCTGGCTGGGCAGAAAGAATGTCCAGATGGGGATACTGGGTTTTAGGATTTTCTTTTCTTCCATTTATAGGAGATCCAATCACAGTTCTCTCCGGATTTTTCCGTCAGAAGTTTTGGATCTTTGCTTTGATAGTATTCTCTCTCAGGATCTTAAGATATCTTGCGCTTGCTTACGGATTCTAAATTTGTTTTTACTAAAAACCCGAAATCTCTTTTAATGGCCGAGCCTTGGAAAATTTTTTCCAAACCCTAAAGGTATTAACTAAGTCTATAAAAAAGCCTTCTTAAGACTTATCTTCAAGAGGGAACTCCAATAATACAAAAGCAGGAAGTTTTTGAAAAAGAATTCTCCACCCAAGAAGAAGTCCCAAAAGGTATCTAACAGAAAAAAGGAAAAACTTGCAATCGTAGGTTCTGGTATTGCTGGAATGGGTTGCTCTTATTTTCTAAGGGACCATTATGATATTACTGTTTTTGAAAAAGCAGATTATGTTGGAGGTCATACAAACACAGTATTCGTACCGGAAGAGGGTAAAAAGATCCCGATAGATACAGGATTTATAGTATTCAATCATGTAACTTATCCCAACCTAAAACGCTTTTTTGAAGAATTAAATGTGCCTACAAAGAAGACCAGTATGTCTTTTAGTGTGCAGCATGTTCCGGATAATCTGGAATTTTGTGGTTCAGGCTTGAGTGGTCTATTTGCTCAAAGAAAGAATATATTCAATTTTCGCTTTTTACGTTTGCTCTTGAATATCAATCGTTTTAACGATGAATCTCCTAAGATATTACAAGACCCTAAATATAAAGAGTATTCTCTGCATCGGTATATAACAGAAGAAGGATATCATCCTGATCTTTTGACATACTATTTGGTTCCTATGAGTTCCGCGGTTTGGTCAACCCCTGAAGATCTGATGTTGGAATTCCCCGCATACTCCTTGGTTCGATTCTTCTTGAATCATGGATTCTTAGGACTGAATACTCAACACCAGTGGTATACAGTGGATGGCGGTTCTATCGAATATGTAAAAAGATTACTCTCATCCAATAAAGATCGATTTCATATTAACTCACCAGTATTAGGTGTCGAATCTACTCCAACTGGAAAAGCCAAACTTATATTCAAAGGTAAGAGGTCTGAGATATTCGATAAGGTTATACTTGCCTGCCATGCAGACAGTTCTTTATCTATTTTGAAAAAGCCTACATCTTTACAGAAAGAATTATTATCTCAGTTTGCTTATCAAGAAAATATTGCAACTTTACATACGGATGATTCCGTAATGCCGAATACAAAATCCACTTGGTCTTCTTGGAATTATAGAATGGATCAGATCCAAGGTAAGATCAAACCTCATACGATTTATTGGATGAATTGTTT contains the following coding sequences:
- a CDS encoding YqaA family protein, producing MEYSKFLSELLQAYTGPGLTLISFAAATLLPFSSEAALMGAIWSGLSPREAVFWASIGNCAACAFNYSLGYWFGKKIEARISESKTYSGWAERMSRWGYWVLGFSFLPFIGDPITVLSGFFRQKFWIFALIVFSLRILRYLALAYGF
- a CDS encoding NAD(P)/FAD-dependent oxidoreductase produces the protein MKKNSPPKKKSQKVSNRKKEKLAIVGSGIAGMGCSYFLRDHYDITVFEKADYVGGHTNTVFVPEEGKKIPIDTGFIVFNHVTYPNLKRFFEELNVPTKKTSMSFSVQHVPDNLEFCGSGLSGLFAQRKNIFNFRFLRLLLNINRFNDESPKILQDPKYKEYSLHRYITEEGYHPDLLTYYLVPMSSAVWSTPEDLMLEFPAYSLVRFFLNHGFLGLNTQHQWYTVDGGSIEYVKRLLSSNKDRFHINSPVLGVESTPTGKAKLIFKGKRSEIFDKVILACHADSSLSILKKPTSLQKELLSQFAYQENIATLHTDDSVMPNTKSTWSSWNYRMDQIQGKIKPHTIYWMNCLQGVSKKKDYFLSIGDPGLVDPKKILKRIEYEHPLFHVGSLKAQGRLSELNQKGPIYFCGSYFRYGFHEDAFWSARELSETLLGRKVWN